The Etheostoma spectabile isolate EspeVRDwgs_2016 chromosome 24, UIUC_Espe_1.0, whole genome shotgun sequence genome contains a region encoding:
- the LOC116673813 gene encoding insulin receptor substrate 2 isoform X2 encodes MASPPATGGHLLSNGTNGVKKYGYLRKQKHGHRRFFVLREPTDRCPARLEYYESEKKWRNKSAAKRVITLDSCLCVNKRADAKHKHLIALYTKDEYFAVAADNEQEQESWYMVLTDLIAEGKMYDSPASTSSLVGFEEASYGLMTPATAAYKEVWQVNLKSKGLGQTKNLTGVYRLCLSSRTISFVKLNSETAAVSLQLMNIRRCGHSDSFFFIEVGRSAVTGPGEFWMQAEDSVVAQNIHETILEAMKAMKELSEFRPRSKSQSASTNPISVPTRRNLNNLPPSQTGLVRRSRTDSMAATSPGRKFTSCRIRTASEGDGSVIRPVSMSISVNGSPTSPNSGNHLIRCHTLSSGRTCRMLESSSNLHHSRSMPVPNSPSGTSSPINMSPRIGASISTPDKARRPFSCSASISGSLSDTGFMLCDDYSSSPGELRFLPLTRSDTPDSLSSTPPSREISDSCGYMSMEGGNGSGSGAGGDALAYDKAYRKRTHSLTTPRQQRVVTPLASASLDDYTLMRMAYGQNSHSASPKVCYPEDYGDIEIGSSRSSSSNLADDGYMPMTPGVAAQSGKVDNYMPMSPMCVSAPKQIVNPRVHPQAPANGGYKTNSPCSSSLEDSGYMRMWCSSKSSMESPDRNGEYMNMSPGNPPPLQTSPEYYLGLLAGEPASVRSAYQAGSLTLPAKSQPSKNEENSQYVLMSPQSLRQRAGESDYYSVMQPSVAQTSPLSPSVPSPVRHGQAESLPYRGRLGRPNRLSLDTLRTLPSMNEHPLPGEPRSPGEYIKIDFSCARFSPPSIVSTESPSSLGSRGGGPGRSSLTDYMNLELGSHSPKEADTPAEPLDTLPELSLCLVENGVYHLDSEKGSRGDEVKNDYTEMTFGMTSSPPQLVPQNTTSQSILERRLSLEVQGVPESMGVFLLGATSSSAVDPNCSAKVIRANPQGRRRHSSETFSSTATVTPVFPSFARGDMVKRHSSVENISSRSSEGSDEEYGSPVNRQSSSGYPNGLNYIALNLLGSRDVKKCEDLAGFKSTSSCKGGINGLHSSPYVCLGFKEAATTAKD; translated from the exons ATGGCAAGTCCTCCGGCGACGGGGGGACACCTGTTATCTAATGGGACGAACGGTGTGAAGAAGTACGGATACCTGAGGAAGCAGAAACACGGACACAGGCGCTTTTTTGTGCTGCGGGAGCCGACCGATCGCTGCCCTGCCCGGCTGGAGTATTATGAAAGCGAGAAGAAATGGAGAAACAAGTCCGCCGCGAAACGGGTCATAACTTTGGACTCATGTCTGTGCGTAAACAAACGGGCCGACGCCAAACACAAGCACCTCATCGCCCTCTACACCAAGGACGAGTACTTCGCCGTGGCTGCAGACAACGAGCAGGAGCAGGAGAGCTGGTACATGGTGTTGACAGATCTAATAGCCGAGGGGAAAATGTACGACAGCCCCGCTTCCACATCCTCTTTAGTGGGCTTTGAGGAAGCCAGCTACGGACTCATGACTCCTGCAACAGCTGCTTATAAAGAGGTATGGCAGGTCAACCTGAAATCCAAAGGCTTGGGTCAGACAAAGAACCTCACTGGAGTGTACAGGCTGTGTTTGTCCAGTCGGACCATCAGCTTTGTCAAACTGAACTCCGAAACAGCTGCTGTCAGTTTACAGCTCATGAACATCAGGAGATGTGGCCACTCAGACAGCTTCTTCTTCATAGAGGTGGGTCGCTCAGCGGTCACTGGGCCCGGGGAGTTCTGGATGCAGGCGGAGGACTCTGTGGTGGCGCAGAACATCCATGAGACCATTCTTGAGGCCATGAAGGCCATGAAGGAGCTGTCTGAGTTCAGGCCGCGGAGCAAAAGCCAGTCTGCCAGCACTAACCCCATCTCTGTGCCCACACGACGCAACCTCAACAACCTCCCCCCCAGTCAGACGGGCCTGGTGAGGAGATCCAGAACAGATAGCATGGCAGCCACGTCCCCAGGGAGAAAGTTCACATCCTGTCGGATAAGAACGGCCAGCGAGGGGGACGGAAGCGTGATCCGGCCTGTGTCCATGTCCATATCTGTGAACGGGAGTCCCACCAGTCCAAATTCTGGGAATCACCTCATCAGGTGTCACACGCTCAGCAGTGGGCGCACATGCAGGATGCTAGAGTCTTCCTCCAACCTGCATCATAGCCGGTCCATGCCGGTGCCCAACTCCCCATCAGGCACCTCCAGCCCCATCAATATGTCTCCCAGAATCGGGGCTAGTATCTCCACTCCTGACAAAGCTAGGCGTCCTTTCAGCTGCAGCGCCTCCATCTCTGGCTCCCTCAGCGACACAGGCTTCATGTTGTGTGATGATTACAGCTCCAGCCCAGGGGAACTTAGATTCCTCCCCTTGACACGCAGTGACACCCCTGACTCTCTGTCCAGCACGCCTCCATCCCGTGAAATCAGTGACTCTTGTGGCTACATGTCAATGGAGGGGGGGAATGGCAGCGGGTCTGGTGCTGGCGGTGATGCTCTGGCATATGACAAGGCTTACAGGAAGCGGACACACTCCCTCACTACACCACGTCAGCAGAGGGTGGTGACCCCGCTGGCCTCGGCTTCCCTGGATGACTACACACTCATGAGGATGGCCTATGGACAGAACTCTCACTCTGCCTCTCCCAAAGTGTGTTACCCTGAGGATTATGGAGACATTGAAATCGGTTCATCCAGGAGCTCCAGTAGTAACCTTGCTGATGATGGCTACATGCCAATGACACCAGGTGTAGCAGCCCAGTCTGGCAAGGTAGACAACTACATGCCCATGAGCCCCATGTGTGTCTCAGCACCAAAGCAAATTGTGAACCCTAGGGTGCACCCTCAGGCGCCTGCCAACGGCGGCTACAAGACCAACTCCCCCTGCAGCAGCTCTCTGGAGGACAGCGGCTACATGAGAATGTGGTGTAGCTCCAAATCCTCAATGGAGAGCCCAGACAGGAATGGTGAATACATGAACATGTCACCTGGAAACCCACCTCCACTCCAGACCTCCCCTGAATACTACCTGGGCCTGTTGGCTGGTGAACCTGCATCAGTGAGGTCAGCTTACCAGGCTGGCTCTCTCACGCTCCCTGCTAAATCTCAGCCCTCCAAGAATGAGGAAAACAGCCAGTATGTGCTGATGAGCCCCCAGAGTTTGAGGCAGAGGGCAGGGGAGTCAGACTATTACTCAGTGATGCAGCCCAGTGTAGCTCAGACTTCACCACTGAGCCCCTCTGTACCCTCCCCAGTCAGACACGGGCAGGCAGAGAGCCTGCCATACAGAGGAAGACTTGGTAGGCCTAACAGGCTATCCCTGGACACCCTGAGGACCCTGCCCAGCATGAACGAACACCCCCTGCCCGGAGAACCCCGAAGCCCTGGGGAATACATTAAAATTGACTTCAGCTGCGCCAGGTTTTCCCCACCCTCCATTGTATCCACAGAGAGCCCGTCTTCACTGGGCTCCAGGGGTGGGGGCCCGGGGAGGTCCTCGCTGACAGACTACATGAACCTGGAGCTGGGCTCCCACTCACCCAAAGAGGCTGACACTCCCGCTGAGCCCTTGGACacactcccagagttatccttgtGCTTAGTCGAAAATGGAGTGTACCATCTGGATAGCGAGAAAGGGTCTCGGGGTGATGAGGTGAAAAACGACTACACTGAGATGACATTTGGCATGACCAGCTCGCCTCCACAGCTTGTTCCTCAGAACACTACAAG CCAGAGCATCCTGGAGAGGAGGCTCTCTCTGGAGGTCCAGGGAGTCCCAGAAAGCATGGGGGTCTTCCTGCTCGGGGCCACCTCTTCCTCCGCAGTGGACCCCAATTGCTCCGCAAAAGTGATCCGGGCCAATCCGCAGGGACGTCGGCGCCACAGCTCCGAGACCTTCTCTTCTACCGCCACTGTGACACCGGTCTTCCCTTCCTTCGCCCGCGGTGACATGGTGAAGAGACACAGCTCGGTGGAGAACATCTCATCCCGGAGCAGCGAGGGCTCCGACGAGGAGTACGGCAGCCCTGTGAACAGGCAGAGCTCCTCCGGCTATCCAAACGGGCTGAACTACATTGCCTTGAATCTGCTGGGCAGCAGGGACGTGAAGAAATGCGAGGACCTGGCTGGCTTCAAATCCACCAGCAGCTGCAAAGGGGGTATCAATGGATTACACAGCTCACCATATGTCTGTTTGGGATTCAAGGAGGCTGCAACCACTGCCAAAG ACTGA
- the LOC116673813 gene encoding insulin receptor substrate 2 isoform X1: MASPPATGGHLLSNGTNGVKKYGYLRKQKHGHRRFFVLREPTDRCPARLEYYESEKKWRNKSAAKRVITLDSCLCVNKRADAKHKHLIALYTKDEYFAVAADNEQEQESWYMVLTDLIAEGKMYDSPASTSSLVGFEEASYGLMTPATAAYKEVWQVNLKSKGLGQTKNLTGVYRLCLSSRTISFVKLNSETAAVSLQLMNIRRCGHSDSFFFIEVGRSAVTGPGEFWMQAEDSVVAQNIHETILEAMKAMKELSEFRPRSKSQSASTNPISVPTRRNLNNLPPSQTGLVRRSRTDSMAATSPGRKFTSCRIRTASEGDGSVIRPVSMSISVNGSPTSPNSGNHLIRCHTLSSGRTCRMLESSSNLHHSRSMPVPNSPSGTSSPINMSPRIGASISTPDKARRPFSCSASISGSLSDTGFMLCDDYSSSPGELRFLPLTRSDTPDSLSSTPPSREISDSCGYMSMEGGNGSGSGAGGDALAYDKAYRKRTHSLTTPRQQRVVTPLASASLDDYTLMRMAYGQNSHSASPKVCYPEDYGDIEIGSSRSSSSNLADDGYMPMTPGVAAQSGKVDNYMPMSPMCVSAPKQIVNPRVHPQAPANGGYKTNSPCSSSLEDSGYMRMWCSSKSSMESPDRNGEYMNMSPGNPPPLQTSPEYYLGLLAGEPASVRSAYQAGSLTLPAKSQPSKNEENSQYVLMSPQSLRQRAGESDYYSVMQPSVAQTSPLSPSVPSPVRHGQAESLPYRGRLGRPNRLSLDTLRTLPSMNEHPLPGEPRSPGEYIKIDFSCARFSPPSIVSTESPSSLGSRGGGPGRSSLTDYMNLELGSHSPKEADTPAEPLDTLPELSLCLVENGVYHLDSEKGSRGDEVKNDYTEMTFGMTSSPPQLVPQNTTSGQSILERRLSLEVQGVPESMGVFLLGATSSSAVDPNCSAKVIRANPQGRRRHSSETFSSTATVTPVFPSFARGDMVKRHSSVENISSRSSEGSDEEYGSPVNRQSSSGYPNGLNYIALNLLGSRDVKKCEDLAGFKSTSSCKGGINGLHSSPYVCLGFKEAATTAKD; encoded by the exons ATGGCAAGTCCTCCGGCGACGGGGGGACACCTGTTATCTAATGGGACGAACGGTGTGAAGAAGTACGGATACCTGAGGAAGCAGAAACACGGACACAGGCGCTTTTTTGTGCTGCGGGAGCCGACCGATCGCTGCCCTGCCCGGCTGGAGTATTATGAAAGCGAGAAGAAATGGAGAAACAAGTCCGCCGCGAAACGGGTCATAACTTTGGACTCATGTCTGTGCGTAAACAAACGGGCCGACGCCAAACACAAGCACCTCATCGCCCTCTACACCAAGGACGAGTACTTCGCCGTGGCTGCAGACAACGAGCAGGAGCAGGAGAGCTGGTACATGGTGTTGACAGATCTAATAGCCGAGGGGAAAATGTACGACAGCCCCGCTTCCACATCCTCTTTAGTGGGCTTTGAGGAAGCCAGCTACGGACTCATGACTCCTGCAACAGCTGCTTATAAAGAGGTATGGCAGGTCAACCTGAAATCCAAAGGCTTGGGTCAGACAAAGAACCTCACTGGAGTGTACAGGCTGTGTTTGTCCAGTCGGACCATCAGCTTTGTCAAACTGAACTCCGAAACAGCTGCTGTCAGTTTACAGCTCATGAACATCAGGAGATGTGGCCACTCAGACAGCTTCTTCTTCATAGAGGTGGGTCGCTCAGCGGTCACTGGGCCCGGGGAGTTCTGGATGCAGGCGGAGGACTCTGTGGTGGCGCAGAACATCCATGAGACCATTCTTGAGGCCATGAAGGCCATGAAGGAGCTGTCTGAGTTCAGGCCGCGGAGCAAAAGCCAGTCTGCCAGCACTAACCCCATCTCTGTGCCCACACGACGCAACCTCAACAACCTCCCCCCCAGTCAGACGGGCCTGGTGAGGAGATCCAGAACAGATAGCATGGCAGCCACGTCCCCAGGGAGAAAGTTCACATCCTGTCGGATAAGAACGGCCAGCGAGGGGGACGGAAGCGTGATCCGGCCTGTGTCCATGTCCATATCTGTGAACGGGAGTCCCACCAGTCCAAATTCTGGGAATCACCTCATCAGGTGTCACACGCTCAGCAGTGGGCGCACATGCAGGATGCTAGAGTCTTCCTCCAACCTGCATCATAGCCGGTCCATGCCGGTGCCCAACTCCCCATCAGGCACCTCCAGCCCCATCAATATGTCTCCCAGAATCGGGGCTAGTATCTCCACTCCTGACAAAGCTAGGCGTCCTTTCAGCTGCAGCGCCTCCATCTCTGGCTCCCTCAGCGACACAGGCTTCATGTTGTGTGATGATTACAGCTCCAGCCCAGGGGAACTTAGATTCCTCCCCTTGACACGCAGTGACACCCCTGACTCTCTGTCCAGCACGCCTCCATCCCGTGAAATCAGTGACTCTTGTGGCTACATGTCAATGGAGGGGGGGAATGGCAGCGGGTCTGGTGCTGGCGGTGATGCTCTGGCATATGACAAGGCTTACAGGAAGCGGACACACTCCCTCACTACACCACGTCAGCAGAGGGTGGTGACCCCGCTGGCCTCGGCTTCCCTGGATGACTACACACTCATGAGGATGGCCTATGGACAGAACTCTCACTCTGCCTCTCCCAAAGTGTGTTACCCTGAGGATTATGGAGACATTGAAATCGGTTCATCCAGGAGCTCCAGTAGTAACCTTGCTGATGATGGCTACATGCCAATGACACCAGGTGTAGCAGCCCAGTCTGGCAAGGTAGACAACTACATGCCCATGAGCCCCATGTGTGTCTCAGCACCAAAGCAAATTGTGAACCCTAGGGTGCACCCTCAGGCGCCTGCCAACGGCGGCTACAAGACCAACTCCCCCTGCAGCAGCTCTCTGGAGGACAGCGGCTACATGAGAATGTGGTGTAGCTCCAAATCCTCAATGGAGAGCCCAGACAGGAATGGTGAATACATGAACATGTCACCTGGAAACCCACCTCCACTCCAGACCTCCCCTGAATACTACCTGGGCCTGTTGGCTGGTGAACCTGCATCAGTGAGGTCAGCTTACCAGGCTGGCTCTCTCACGCTCCCTGCTAAATCTCAGCCCTCCAAGAATGAGGAAAACAGCCAGTATGTGCTGATGAGCCCCCAGAGTTTGAGGCAGAGGGCAGGGGAGTCAGACTATTACTCAGTGATGCAGCCCAGTGTAGCTCAGACTTCACCACTGAGCCCCTCTGTACCCTCCCCAGTCAGACACGGGCAGGCAGAGAGCCTGCCATACAGAGGAAGACTTGGTAGGCCTAACAGGCTATCCCTGGACACCCTGAGGACCCTGCCCAGCATGAACGAACACCCCCTGCCCGGAGAACCCCGAAGCCCTGGGGAATACATTAAAATTGACTTCAGCTGCGCCAGGTTTTCCCCACCCTCCATTGTATCCACAGAGAGCCCGTCTTCACTGGGCTCCAGGGGTGGGGGCCCGGGGAGGTCCTCGCTGACAGACTACATGAACCTGGAGCTGGGCTCCCACTCACCCAAAGAGGCTGACACTCCCGCTGAGCCCTTGGACacactcccagagttatccttgtGCTTAGTCGAAAATGGAGTGTACCATCTGGATAGCGAGAAAGGGTCTCGGGGTGATGAGGTGAAAAACGACTACACTGAGATGACATTTGGCATGACCAGCTCGCCTCCACAGCTTGTTCCTCAGAACACTACAAG CGGCCAGAGCATCCTGGAGAGGAGGCTCTCTCTGGAGGTCCAGGGAGTCCCAGAAAGCATGGGGGTCTTCCTGCTCGGGGCCACCTCTTCCTCCGCAGTGGACCCCAATTGCTCCGCAAAAGTGATCCGGGCCAATCCGCAGGGACGTCGGCGCCACAGCTCCGAGACCTTCTCTTCTACCGCCACTGTGACACCGGTCTTCCCTTCCTTCGCCCGCGGTGACATGGTGAAGAGACACAGCTCGGTGGAGAACATCTCATCCCGGAGCAGCGAGGGCTCCGACGAGGAGTACGGCAGCCCTGTGAACAGGCAGAGCTCCTCCGGCTATCCAAACGGGCTGAACTACATTGCCTTGAATCTGCTGGGCAGCAGGGACGTGAAGAAATGCGAGGACCTGGCTGGCTTCAAATCCACCAGCAGCTGCAAAGGGGGTATCAATGGATTACACAGCTCACCATATGTCTGTTTGGGATTCAAGGAGGCTGCAACCACTGCCAAAG ACTGA
- the LOC116673831 gene encoding lysosomal acid phosphatase: protein MVSAAVLFLLTVFSVCGKAAAERKLVYVTVLFRHGDRSPVKAYPTDPHQESAWPQGFGQLSQTGMRQHFGLGQFLRKRYKGFLNESYERHEVSVRSTDYDRTLMSAEANLAGLYPPSGQQIFKENLPWQPIPVHTVPQSEERLLSFPLGDCPRYKQLMNETEHTEEFINVTNTYQDIIELVRNKTGLNKTNVESVWSVYDTLFCESRHNMTAPDWVTADVMEKLRVLKDFSFQVMFGFYKQQEKSRLQGGILLGEIVKNLSDMSVPDPKQRLKMMMLSAHDTTVSALQASLNVFNGLQPPYASCQIFELYRDNGSVSVSMFYRNDSAVEPYPLQLPGCSLDCPLDEFVRITKLSISEDRDKECQVYSKGKDKEVIISLAVSGSLLFILIVVLLGVICLRKEPISRQGYQHVVSQDVLDKS, encoded by the exons ATGGTATCTGCTGCGGTGCTCTTTCTTTTAACTGTCTTTTCTGTCTGTGGAAAAGCTGCAGCAGAAAGGAAACTAGTTTATGTGACTGTG tTGTTCCGGCATGGTGACAGGTCCCCAGTCAAAGCTTACCCTACTGACCCACACCAAGAGAGCGCCTGGCCACAAGGGTTTGGACAGCTATCACAG ACAGGGATGCGGCAGCACTTTGGTCTGGGTCAGTTTCTGAGGAAGCGGTACAAGGGATTCCTTAACGAATCCTATGAGAGACACGAG GTCTCCGTTCGCAGCACAGACTACGATCGCACCCTGATGAGCGCTGAGGCCAACCTTGCAG GTCTCTACCCACCCTCTGGTCAGCAGATCTTCAAAGAAAACTTGCCGTGGCAGCCAATACCTGTACACACGGTGCCACAAAGTGAAGAGAGG ctactCTCGTTTCCTTTGGGTGACTGTCCTCGCTACAAACAGCTGATGAACGAAACCGAACACACGGAAGAATTTATTAATGTCACCAATACATACCAG GACATTATAGAGCTGGTGAGGAATAAAACCGGACTGAATAAGACTAATGTGGAATCAGTCTGGAGCGTGTATGACACACTCTTCTGTGag TCCCGTCACAACATGACTGCTCCTGACTGGGTGACTGCTGATGTCATGGAGAAGCTCAGAGTGCTCAAAGACTTTAGTTTCCAG GTTATGTTTGGGTTCTACAAACAACAGGAGAAGAGCCGGCTGCAGggag GTATCCTGCTGGGTGAAATAGTAAAGAACCTTTCCGACATGTCCGTCCCAGACCCAAAACAGAGACTGAAAATGATGATGCTTTCAGCG CATGACACCACTGTATCCGCTCTTCAGGCCAGCTTGAATGTGTTTAATGGACTACAGCCACCATATGCCTCCTGTCAAATATTTGAGCTGTACAGGGACAAcgg CTCTGTTTCAGTGTCGATGTTCTACCGGAATGACAGTGCAGTGGAGCCGTACCCTCTGCAGTTACCGGGCTGCTCCCTTGACTGCCCCCTAGATGAGTTTGTGAGAATTACAAAGCTCTCTATTTCAGAAGACAGGGACAAAGAGTGTCAAGTGTATTCCAAAGGGAAAGATAAAG AAGTGATCATCAGTCTGGCAGTGTCGGGGAGtctgctcttcatcctcatcGTCGTCCTCCTTGGCGTTATTTGTTTGCGGAAGGAGCCAATTAGCAGACAGGGGTATCAACATGTGGTCAGCCAGGACGTCTTAGATAAATCCTGA